Genomic segment of Synergistota bacterium:
GATACAGTTTGATTTTTCTCTTAGACATAGATGACTTCCTTTCGAACTTGCGGTCTAATCGCAGGCTTTAAAGCTGTCTCAAGTCCTACATCGATCTTAACACCAAGCTCTTTTTCCAGATATCTTTTAAAACCCAAAAGATTATGTATATTCTTCCTGTCCCTCGCCATATCCACAATGATATCTATATCACTCTCTCTCGTTTCTTCTCCTCTCACATAACTCCCAAACACTCCTATCTTCTTTATTCCATATGCTGTATAAAAGAAAGCCTTTTTCCTCCTAAGAAACGCCAGCAATTCCTCCTTCGAAATCTTCTTACGACCCATCCTCCTCTACCCCTCCTTGACCTGAAAGAGGATGGCATATCCTTCCTTGACATCTATAATTACCTCTTTTCCCAACGGCTCGTTGCTTATCCCGATCGGGTTTTCAAGAGAAAATGTAAGATCATCAAGTTTCCATTTAAGCCCCTCAGAGCGTGAGAAAATCACCTTTGAAGTTAAGGGAAGAAGGGAAATTTTCTCGCCAGATATTTCCATCCTATTTTCTCCTTCTTTAAGAATAATTGCTTCATATCGCTCGTTTACAAGCTTAGCCCTCACACCCCTCTTCAACGCGAGATAGAGAAGATGAATATTTGCTATGTTATGATCCATTCTATCCCCAAGACCACCTATTATTATCACCTCGGAGGGAGAGAATCTCAGCGCTTCAAGAAGAGCAAGATGAGAATCAGTATAATCCTTATCTCTCGGAAAACGAACGATCTTAACACCAGCGCCTTCGAAATAAAGCAACGCTTCTGCTGAA
This window contains:
- a CDS encoding nucleotidyltransferase family protein, whose translation is MGRKKISKEELLAFLRRKKAFFYTAYGIKKIGVFGSYVRGEETRESDIDIIVDMARDRKNIHNLLGFKRYLEKELGVKIDVGLETALKPAIRPQVRKEVIYV
- a CDS encoding thiamine diphosphokinase, whose protein sequence is MLEGADLIICADGGGNYLYAWGVKPDILIGDMDSISAEALLYFEGAGVKIVRFPRDKDYTDSHLALLEALRFSPSEVIIIGGLGDRMDHNIANIHLLYLALKRGVRAKLVNERYEAIILKEGENRMEISGEKISLLPLTSKVIFSRSEGLKWKLDDLTFSLENPIGISNEPLGKEVIIDVKEGYAILFQVKEG